Proteins encoded within one genomic window of Pongo pygmaeus isolate AG05252 chromosome 6, NHGRI_mPonPyg2-v2.0_pri, whole genome shotgun sequence:
- the LOC129040298 gene encoding multifunctional methyltransferase subunit TRM112-like protein → MVGMLSLCGDMKLLTHNLLSSHVRGVGSRGFPLRLQATEVRICPVEFNPNFVACMIPKVEWSAFLEAADNLRLIQVPKGPVEGYEENEEFLRTMHHLLLEVEVIEGTLQCPESGCMFPISRGIPNMLLSEEETES, encoded by the coding sequence ATGGTGGGGATGTTGAGCTTGTGCGGCGACATGAAACTGCTCACCCACAATTTGCTGAGCTCGCATGTGCGGGGGGTGGGGTCCCGTGGCTTCCCCCTGCGCCTCCAGGCCACCGAGGTCCGTATCTGCCCCGTGGAATTCAACCCCAACTTCGTGGCGTGTATGATACCTAAAGTGGAGTGGTCGGCGTTCCTGGAGGCAGCCGATAACTTGCGCCTGATCCAGGTGCCTAAAGGGCCGGTTGAGGGATATGAGGAGAATGAGGAATTTCTGAGAACCATGCACCACCTGCTGCTGGAGGTGGAAGTGATAGAGGGCACCCTGCAGTGCCCAGAATCTGGATGTATGTTCCCCATCAGCCGCGGGATCCCCAACATGCTGCTGAGTGAAGAGGAGACTGAGAGTTGA